The Arvicola amphibius chromosome 4, mArvAmp1.2, whole genome shotgun sequence genome includes the window aattctACTtagccctccccccaccccttttagccaaaataaatttatacaagCTGAGGAATTCCAAGCCATCAGGTGCACTCCGTGATCTGGTTTGCCAGCATGTTAAGTCGGGTTCGCACCAGTATTGCACTGTATTCCCCAAGACTTAGGAGTTAAAACCCGAAGAAAAGGGTTAAGCTCCATAATGGGAGCTAGAAGCTTCTGGAAAAACCAGCAGTATAAAAGGATTAACACTGCCATTATGCACGGTGGCTAATTGCATCGATTTAATGACTGCACCAGGGCTGAGCACAATCCTGACAAAGACTTGTGAACCTCCAGAAACCCAAACAGAAGAGGCCCTCCGGAAGTGCGGGCAGAGCGAGAAGCCCAGGGGAGAGCTGGAAATCTGACCTCCTGGACAGCACCACTCAcccattccttccttttctctccaaatCACTGTTTTTCCCACCACAACGCCACTGTTTCTAGTAGGAATAGTAAAGGAAACATGTCTCCTTTGAAAAACTAAGATAAAATCCCTATGTACTCATTAATTTTCTAAGCCACACTGCTGGAAAACACAGTTTTAAACCAGCACAAGGGggtttgaagaaaataaatgtgctgAAATTCCAGCAAAGCCCTTTTCGGAGGACTTGCCAGCAAACTTCATAGAGTTGCCATTAGGATTTAATGAAACAAAAGTTCAGATAAGGTGCTTAGCACAGGACCTGGGACTCAGAAATTCAGGCTGTTTTCCAAATAGGATCTGCATACTTCTTAAAGTGGGTTTAGTCCAAGAATTAATAATCTTGGGATGTGATCAGTCCCCAAGCCTGTAGAGCCAGAACAGTCATGGTCAATTTCCTTCATACGACTGcattacatttaaataattatttaagtcTAGTCCCCTGCATTCTTGCCTGCTTGGGAAAATACATGACTCAGAGAAAGAACTACATTTGTTATGAAATTAGTCATCTGTTTTTTAAGTCAGTCATCTAAGAATTTTCTAAACAATAACAGTAAGAGATTATTTTTACTCCATATGAATTTCCCTGTGACTTATACTTTATTACTTAATTAAAATAGCTAGAGAAGTGAATTAGTACTGTGTAGTTTAATCTCTACATCCCATCTCTAGGACGAAATCTTCACTATTCTCTCGAGATTTGCATAAGCTTCATAAGTAAGGGAGAGAGAGGTTATGCTCGGTAATACTATAGCTTACACACAGCCATTCCTTAAATTACCAGCATggataaacaacaaaaatcattcCTAAAAGAATTCTGTAGATTTATCAGAGTGAAAACCCCTCAGAGAGCAGTGAGTCTCCATGAGGTGTGCCAAGAATCTAAGGAAGCCACATGGCCAATCTTCTCTAGGAAAATAATGAGCAGGCCTGCACGCAATATCACGAAACTCAATAATGTAACATAAGAACTGAGAGAGACAGCCACGAGCTGGCCTAATAGTGAAAAAAACTCTCATGAATGAGATGGCACCTCAGCCACAGTCTGCAGCTGAGGTGCGACGATTTGAATGGTGTAAGCCATTCACAGGGAAGAATGAACGCTGCTTCAAACCGAGAGCAATGAGCAAGGACCTCGGGATGGAACCGCGCACAGCGCTTCggctgaaaatgaaaagaaagcctgCTTGTAATTAAGTAATATTTTAGGAGATGCTAAGTGTTCTCGTTGACTTATATATTGCTCGTATTTTAATATTAAGTATCATTAGGCTCCATATTTTACGGAATAGTAACTTGAAACACAGAAAAGCTGAGTGTCTTGCCCAAGGCCACGTAATTACTTTATGAGAACGTGGCTCTCCTGCCACCCTGCCACCCTCACCGCAGGGGGAATGGGGCTGGCTGGACAGGGGAGAGCCGGGCTATAGAAAAGACTTAATCCATCACAGACGCTTGAGCTGCCGAGGTGATGACAACCCTGCTCCCATAGCATCAATCATGCCGCAGTGGACAGACTAGATCTCAGTTGACACAGTGAGGAGCCAAGGCAAAGAAAGGCCACAGATGTTGGTGAAATCATCctggggaaaatatttgaaagccaAGTTTAGAGCATTGGCAGCAAGACATGATAAAATTCGTCAGCTATTGGGTggaagaaaaatggataaagtgggtttaaaaaaaaaaaaacaaatggaagcAAGCATCAGTCACAGAAAAACGGATGGCAAGTTCGTCATAAAGTAGTAACAGGATCGAAACTCTttcccctctgctctcctctctggcCATTTCCACCCTTTAACCCTatccttttattctttcagtgtgtgtgtgtgtgtgtgtgtgtgtgtgtgtttgtgtgtgttcgtGTTCATGTGTACACGTATGTGTATGGTCGAGCCTGTGAAGATCAAAGGAAAATCAGGCATCTTTCTTGCTGTCCAACTTatcactgagacagggtttctcactgaacctagagtttACCAACAAACTCgactggctagccagccagcctcagggatcctcttgtctgtCTCCTAGCACTGGCGGGATTGTCATGCTAGGCTTCTTCACACAGATTCTGAGAGACCGACTCAGCAAATGCAAGCACCTTTGCAACCAAGCTGTCTCCCAGCCCCTAATCTTTCATACTTTGCAGCCCTAAGTGGGTAGGTTGTAAAAAACAGAAATCAgtgataaaacaacaacaaaaaaaaatctgtcaagcTCTTTTTCTATGCCTGCCACCTGCTGTCCTAATGCTTGATACTTATGAACTCATTAGGCTCCCAAGGTAACTCCGGAGAGTAAGCGAGGAAACAGGCTACACAGTTAACAGCGAACCTGGCCTCTAACCCATGCAGTCTGACTCCGGAGCTTCCCACTGAATCTACACTACCCTCCAAACTGCCACCAGGCAGTTTCCATCGCTCTACAAAGACACTGGGGCGGTGCTGAGGGAAGATGATCTGCAGATTGGAGATTATTGAATTTTGCAAGTTTCCCAGTGATCAGGCATGGACCTTATCAATAGCTTGTCATAATTACTCAGCTCTATGACTCTGTCACATGACTCTTGGAATCCTACGCTGCACTCCCTTAGCGTTCTGCCCCGATCCTCAAACATAGCCTGGGCTGTTCTATCGCTCTCCTTCATCTGTGGGTATGTTTGCTTCTCCGGGGGCACTCTAGACCCCTTGAGGAGCAGGAATTATATCTTGGTCAGCTATGTAAACCAGGTCATAGTGCAGGTGCTCCACTAACCCTGTTGAAgacatgaataaattaataaatatgaatatggaACATATGGTCCAGCCAGACTGGTCCACTTCGAGACTCCACCTGCTTGGTCTGTCAGTCCTCACTTTCCAGAACggtcctctctctgctgctgcacacactgcacactctAACCCATCCTTCACAGGACTCAGCTCAACTCCACCTGTACCGTGAAATTCAGCCCAGTGGCCTCAACGATCCGGTGTCAGTTCAATGGCATGGGGACTAGCGTCTCTGCCGCTGTCTTCGATTCAAAACCGGACCCTAACACAACGAGCTGTGCTCCTCTGGGAAAACTCCATAGATTTCTAAGGTTTAGTGGTCTCCAGCTATAAACGTAGGCAAATAATATCCTTCTGAGAGAAGGGGGGAGTGAAAGAAAACCATCTGAACACCAGGCATGCTAGGGAAATGAGGGctcctccccacacccacactccttTACCGATCAGGTGGCACTTAAGTGGCAGCACTTAGCATCCCCCTTCAATCAGACTtcaaccactagagagatctttgGGGACAGAAACTGTATCTCATCCGCATCCTTTGGAACATCTCCACAGGCCTTGCACAGAAACGTAGCCAACATTAAGAACAAAGCGATTGTGAGGTGGGCTACGGCAATCACATGCGAGTGGCGGCCGGGCTAGAATCGTACATTTTCATGTAGCTTTGCTGTGGAATTATCACGTGGCGCCTCTGTGATCTCGCTCTCGCCCAAGACTCAACCAGTAAGTGCAATAAAGACAAAGGTTTGCCCCGCAGAAGCGTGACTCTCTCCATGCCAATCAATCAGCCTTAGGTTAGGTTGGGGTCTTGATGCTTGTCACTGGCACAGAAAATTAAAGCTAACACTAAAGCAAACCTAGGAAAATCAAAACCCCAAATCTGTGGTGGCTATCAGTAgaataaaagctctttgctttttccATAAGTTTCAACAGCCAGGCTTCCCCTCTCTGAACGTGTCAGAGTCCTCTTTTTCCCCGATTTGTCACGGCCTCCATTTATTGTACATTATCTTCGCAGGAATCAATTCCCATGCTTAGGGCTTTCTGTTTCATTCGGTTGCTGCCCTACTTGCAAGTACTGACAAGCTAGGGGAGCTGCAATCTGTTGGTAGTAACCTGCAGCCTAACAAGCTACTCTTCGTGAATGCTCTCAGCCGCGTCCCCTTTCCCTGCAGAAACTATTTCTGTAGCTCTCGCTCCGTGGGATGTGCAGCTACAAATTTCATTTGAAGCAGCAATTACTAATGGAATTGTGCCAAGTCCCTGTGCTTTCGGTATTTTCCGGCTTCTATCtccttttggttttgctttttcccGTGGGGTTAGAAGCACGGGGTGAGAACTGGAACCTAACACCAAATGCACCACAGCAGAGAAAGGATACATAAGGTGGGATAGTAGATGGCAAAGCCAAGACGGCCACACATCAGCAGCCACCATCAGGAAAACCGCCGCCTTCCTCGGCTTCGCCCTCCTGACACAAAATCGACAGTAGCTGCCGACCCTGTGCCAGTGGGTGACTCTAGAGATTTATAAATCGTCCAGTCTCAAAAAGCATCACATAATTCTAAAACCCGTGTGAATCTACACATATAAACGCGTGtgtaatatattttaacaagAGCAATATCATAGCCTATGGGTAGATGCGAAGCAATTTTAGCCTTGTAAAGAGCCAATTAAATACTTCACTGGTGCCATCCCACTGAGATCTGCGCGTGGTGTAGCCAAGGAACTGTGTTTTGCCTGTTTATTAAGAAGGAAAATCTAGTTTGGGAGTAGAGGTGCGAGTTTGGATTACAAGTCTCAAAGCAGTGCCATTCTATAGCCTGGGCTCACACTGTTACACAAAACCTTGTACTCGCAGTCAGACAGACCCAAGTTCTCCCTCTGGAACCGGTCACAGCTAAGACACTGCAGGCGAGGTCCTCACTTCTGGGGCTTAGGGTTTCTGCATGGTGGTCTTCACACGACCTTAACCACGAGTTTAGAAGTACCAAATAACCCAGAATAGCTTCATGATTTCATACTTAAAATAGTAGCACCATTACATTTGAAGATTATTTAGTCGCTCCTTGTGTACAGTTTCTTAGGCAAAAACATGAATATACTCCCATTCACCAAATAAAAAATCATCTACATAAGAGATtttatatgtgtgctgtgtgtgtataatacatgttatgtatataaatgtgcatatataagagatattttatatatattcctACATTGTGCTTCTTAAATGTGGTAACTTTGAACACTAATAGTTGAACATATTCTATTTTTGCTGTTTACTTAGTTTCCTGATCCTTATTACAGCACTGATCCCCAGCATACTCGTTACTTACTGCAGTTCTTAAAGCTGTTTGAAACATCAATCTGAAAATTCGTATTTCAACTATACGTTTAAccaggtttcttttatttttcatagttagCAAATACTGAATACAGCCTAAGTTAGCATTAGAAAAATTGTTACTCAATGGTCCTCAAAGGTAAAATGGACTCATCTGAACTCCACCCATTTTCAGTTTCAACACAGCAAGTCTCCTGTCGTACCCAGGGCAGATACAAACACATTGAAAAGGTATTGGTTATTACTGCATATTAATTTATGCAATCATCAGCCAAAGATGCTAAGCCGACAAAAAGAAAACTGTCCAAGCAAGCAAACCCGAGGACCTGTGAGCCACGCCCTCTCAGTATATAAAGGCTCGTCCCTGTCCTTGGTAGCAGGCACTCCCTGGGCTACACTACACCACCATGTCTGTTCGTTACAGCTCCAGCAAGCAGTACTCTTCCTCCcgcagtggaggaggaggaggtggtggaggatcATCCCTCAGAATTTCCAGCAGCAAAAGCTCCCACGGTGGAGGGTTTAGCTCAGGGGGATTCAGCGGTGGCTCCTTTAGCCGTGGGAGCTCTGGAGGAGGTTGCTTTGGGGGCTCATCAGGTGGCTATGGAGGTCTTGGAGGAGGCAGCTTTGGTGGGGGCTATGGAGGAGGCAGCTTCGGTGGGGGCTATGGAGGAGGCAGCTTCGGGGGTGGCAGCTTTGGCGGAGGCAGCTATGGTGGAGGCAGCTTCGGTGGCGGCAACTTCGGCGGAGGCGGCTACGGAGGAGGCTTTGGTGGTGGATATGGGGGAGATGGTGGCGGCCTTCTCTCCGGAAATGAAAAAGTAACCATGCAGAACCTGAACGACCGTCTGGCTTCCTACATGGACAAGGTCCGGGCTCTGGAAGAGTCAAACTACGAGCTGGAAGGTAAAATCAAAGAATGGTATGAAAAGCACGGCAATTCGAGCCAGCGCGAGCCCCGGGACTACAGCAAATACTACCAAACCATTGAAGACCTTAAGAACCAGGTAAGCGGCATTTTAAATCCCAGCTTCAAATCATGTCTACCCATGTAATGTGGACAGGTGAAGCTAAGTTAAGCATAGCATGGCTGATCACTGTGTCTACCTGGTTTGTTTTTCCATGTCTAGTGGAACCAAGTCTCATCAAAGATATTTATGAAGGCAGGGCATGTCTATCTTCATCCAGCATGTGTGTTGCCTGTCTTCCTGGATGACAGATGACTGAGAACCTTTAGGTTTTAACAAACATAATGAGTTCACAGTAAAAATATGCTAGATCGTGTGCAAATGTAGAaactaaaagaattttaaatggggatagatagatagatctcagTCATTAAGACTGATAACAAGTAAGCCATATCCAGCACCAACATTTGCAGGAGACCCAACTTTCTAATAGAGAAATGACATACTCCTTGTCTCTAGGGAGTCTGTTAACTACATCTGTAAATTCATGGTAGATGCACTTAGAAGTATTTAcaacaaattaaacaaatactGATGTGAGTCACTCAAAAGTTGGCAGCAACACAAGAAAACCACAGACTGTACAAGAAAGAGTCCTCATTGCAGGAATATACCCATATAGTCCCAGCCGGCATTCAGAAAGGAATCATGTCTATAAAAGTACTGAAATTGcaggagaaaaatatattatatgggCAAGTTTGTACTAGTCTATGCTTAGCCTCCCTCCAAAATTCTGGAAGAGAactatataaaaatgcaaaacgCCTATGTTAACCTAAAAGTCATCAACCCATCTCTTGTCTCTCCCTCCAGATCCTCACCCTGACTACTGAAAATGCCAATGTCCTGCTGCAGATCGACAATGCCAGGCTGGCAGCTGACGACTTCAGGCTGAAGTAAGCTGAGTGGATGGGGGACAAAGAAAGCAGGTGTTTCCAACAATGACTTTGGAGGCCCACAATAGCGTTTATATTTTCCTGCACTCATCCAGAGCAAAATAGTTCTGAGCTGTTGAAGCTTTGACTGTAATATCTTTTGGGTAACCTTTAAAGGAAGATGTGTCTTAAAATAACAGTTAACTCTTTGTACCAAACTATTACTATTCCTGCATGAATTAGTGTGTTAACAAATGGTGCCAGGATATGAAATCAAATCTGTATTTATAGTTAGTCTTCGTCCAGGTATTCCTCCATTGGTCTGTATATCCAGggtttgtatcctgcttgtttcAGATATGAGAATGAAGTAGCCCTGCGCCAGAGCGTGGAAGCTGACATCAATGGCCTGCGCAGGGTCCTGGATGAGCTGACCCTTAGCAAGGCTGACCTAGAGATGCAGATTGAGAGTGTCACCGAAGAGCTGGCTTACCTGAAGAAGAACCACGAAGAGGTGACACAAAATTACATTTCCCCCCTTAAAAAGGGGAGGGGTTCATCTTGGTCATGGCGCATTCATTAAATCTAACTATTCCTCTAATAGGAAATGAGAGACCTTCAAAACGTGACCACTGGTGACGTGAACGTGGAAATGAATGCGGCTCCAGGAGTTGACCTGACTCAAATGCTGGACAACATGAGAAGCCAATACGAACAGCTTGCAGAAAAGAATCGCAAGGATGTAGAAGCCTGGTTCAATGAGAAGGTAAGTAACTGCCCTCCTCGGCAAAGCTCCTGGAGATCTTGTGATCATGCCCGGATGGTCTCATCTTTTCCCGTTCTTAATCTTTTAGAGCAAGGAACTCACCACAGAAATCGACAGCAACATTGAACAAATGTCCAGCCATAAGAGTGAAATTACTGAATTGAGGCGCACTGTGCAGGGTCTCGAGATCGAGCTGCAGTCCCAACTGGCCCTGGTATGTTAAATCTTGTAAAATGGCTTTCATTTTATCCTGCAATGTTTCATGCTAAAAATGAGGGTGGGGTGCAAAAAGTGGAACGGAAATCACAGCTTTGCGGGGTCGGGGAGAACTGTTAGCATCGTGCTCAAACTGCAGGGCTGCCTTTAAGCACGAGTCCTAGCCACTTCCCTTCCGTGACGACTTCTTGCTGAAGAATTTCCTTGTTTCACTGCACTTACTAAAACCTTCTTCTCAGAAACAATCGCTGGAAGCCTCCCTGGCCGAAACAGAAGGTCGCTACTGCATGCAGCTCTCCCAGATCCAAGGCCAGATCTCCGCCCTGGAGGAACAGCTGCAGCAGATTCGGGCTGAGACCGAGTGCCAGAACGCCGAGTACCAACAACTCCTGGACATTAAGACCAGACTGGAGAACGAGATCCAAACCTACCGCAGCCTGCTCGAAGGAGAGGGAAGGTATAATGGAAACCTGCGAAGTCCCCCATTGCTCTTGCTCTCGTTCAGGATTCCCCATAGCCAAGCCTGCTCAAACCCAAGGAGACGCCAGCGGGTGGGGCAAAGGAGGCGGGAAGGGGGCAGGGATGTCTTCAGGAATCAGGGCTGTGTGTATGAACATCTATGGATGGACAAGTGTTTGAGTATTAATAGACAAGCTTGACTGGCTTGTATTTTCTCAAAACATGAGTCTGGAGCGCAACCCGACGCTTCCATGTTAGAAGCGACCGCATCTGACCCTCACACCCCCTTTAGTTCCGGAGGCGGATCCTACGGCGGCGGGCGCGGCGGCGGCAGCCACGGCGGAAGTTACGGCGGCGGCAGCTCCGGCGGCGGCGGAAGCCACGGCGGAAGTTACGGCGGCGGAAGTTctagcggcggcggcggcagccaCGGAGGCAGTTCCGGTGGCGGCTACGGCGGCGGAAGTTCTAGCGGCGGCGGCAGCCACGGAGGCAGTTCCGGCGGTGGCTACGGCGGCGGAAGTTCCAGCGGCGGCCAGAGCGGAAGCGGAGGGTTCAAGTCTTCTTCTTCCGGGTCCGGTGGCGACCAATCGTCTAAAGGACCAAGGTCAGCAGAAACTAGCTGGGGTAATCTGAATTAGTTCTAACTTTCTCCAGTGGTTTTGTTGCTCTTTAAACTCAAGAGctgattttaaaacaatgaaaatctccatttagattttcatttgtgttttaatagacGACGtcaattttgggaaaaaaatgctttctacagtgtggatttttttttttttttagaacaactCGGAAAAGATGTGCATTGTCTTTTGTAATCGAAGCTTGTTAGTTTGTTAGGATCTCTAAAAATCGTTTCCCctgaattctgtttttttctattcACAGATACTAACAAAACCAGAGTGATCAAGACGATTATTGAGGAGGTGACACCTGATGGTAGAGTCCTTTCGTCTATGATTGAATCAGAAACCAAGAAACACTTCTATTAAGTTGCATTAAGAAGAGTCTCTTTACACAGGCCACTGCACAGACGTGTGGGAAAATGTCCAAGAAAACACTTCAGTCTTAATGGTCTATGGAAATAGGTTTGCTCCTTGAAAATAAGGGTATAAAAGGTGTTTTGtggtttctgtgtttcttcttttcattgaTCAGAAAGTGTCCttttatggagaaaaaaaagaagacaacttTCTCATTTACTAATGAATTTCTCATTTACTAATGAATTTCAATAAACTTTCTTACTGATGCAAATGATCTAAATTtgtcagaatttttatttaattatgtgggTGTGCTCAGACAAATATGAGTAATGTGGGTGAAAAAGTTCATCTTTCCCCCAAAGGTATACCTTCTAAAGATATAcaatcaaggggctggagagatggctcagcagttaagagcattgcctgttcttccaaaggtcctgagttcaattcccagcaaccacatggtggctcacaacaatctacaatgagatctggtgccctcttctggtgtgcaggcatacacacaggcagaatattgtatacataataaataagtaaatatcttttttaaaaaaaagatacacagtCAAAATTGTTATACAGTCAATGAAGTTATTTTGTGTGCAAGGTGATGCCAGTATGTCCAAACAGACATCTCTTAAGTCTCCTGCTCTCCCCAATTCTTTGGTAAACGATACGAAAGACCTTGTCCTTGCAGTGTACACTGAATTGTATCTCTCAACTAGTTAGACCACAaccatgctggctagttttgtgtcaacttgacacaagctagagtcatctgagaggagggaaatctcaactgagaaaatgccacccTAAGGTTTAGATTATAGGCAGACCTGAACACATATTTAAATTAATGACTGATGGAGAAGGGCCCAACCCAATGTTGGTGGAGCCACCCTGGGCTAGtggccctgggttccataagaaaagTTGAGCAAGAtgtgaggagcaagtcagtaagcagcactcactcccccatggcctctgcatcagctcctgcctcctggttcctaccttgatttccttcaatgatgaacagagGAAgcctaagccaaataaaccttctcctcaagctgcttttggtcatggtgtttcatcagagcaatagtaaccctaagataCCAACTGTAAGATTCCGTGCAAGAGGGACCTTTGCAGCATCCCAGTCGGACCCAAGCCACAGTGGGCAACAAAGTATGCCGTGTAGAGAGAAAGAGCTTATATATGTAGTTTTATTCTTGTAAATTACAGGGAGCCGACTTGGAGGGTTCACCTTGAACAGGTCAGGTGCACTCCTCCCTCAATTACCTGCAATTACCGGGCCCTAAGCAGGCCAAGTCTCCCACCTTTCCCTGGTCCTGACACCCTCCCCTTCAATAGGCAGcacctaaaaaaaaatcctaaacttaaccttgtcctctgctctgccagcacCTCGCTAGGTCCAAGAGATACCGGACAGTTCCACAGAGCTTGGGCAGCGGTGAAGCAACCGGGTACCCCAGGATGAGGCAGCACCCTagctgtctcagcctccctccccccccccgtcccaAATCAGTAGGAAACAGTCTTGAAAACTCGATGCCCTCATCCCCTTAACCTGCCTTGCCAAACTCATCTTTTTaacaaaaagaaggaggaggaagaggaggaggaggaggaggaggaggaagaggaggaggaggagaagaagaaggaagaagaagaagaagaagaagaagaagaagaagaagaagaagaagaagaagaagaagaagaagaagaagaagaagaagaagaagaagaaagaagaagaagaagaagaagaagaagaaagaagaagaagaagaagaagaagaagaagaagaagaagaagagaaagaagtgaggAAGTGAGGAATGTTTTTATCCAGGCACACattggccctgccccttgggCACAGTCACCCTTGGCTTAAGGCAAGCATGcagtgcaaaggtccctttaagagacaagccccgcccactcctgATCTCTCTCCCACCTTAGCAAGCCCTCTCAgacctctctccttttttctctctctctctctctctctctctctctctctctctctctctctctctctctctctctctctcccctccctctctctgtctctctgtccctctttcattttctctcccttttaaTAAAACTTCATACTCAAGCTCTCTGCATGTGGCCTACTTTGTCGCCTGCAGCGCTTTGGGCCCGACTTGCTATGGGGCGCTGCAAAGGTCCCTCTCACACAGAATCTTATACCAACTGACATTACTTGATACTCTTCTTGGAAGTGCTCAAGGGGAAAGTTACGGTGTGGTTCTAGGTTGCCCATGCCCGTTGAGTAGCAACTTCAGCATCTTTCTGGGCTTGAATGCCAGTGTTTCTCAAGATCTGAGTCCTGATCCTTTGCCATTCCAGTGGGACTCTACTAAATAAACCCTCCCCGAATATGTAACACACTTCAGAATGTGCCCTAGTGGGAAGTGCCCCTCCTCAGACATTGAGAACCAGGCTTTCTTTTCACAACAAGAGTCTCTATAAGAGACACTTTCTCAGTCTATATACTTGGAGATTCCTTTGTCAATCTAAGTACTCTGAAACACCTTTGGGTTACTAAATTGTATCCCAGTGTAAATCCAAACTAGATTATAATACTAATGAGGAGAGGACTGGGTCTGTGTTATGTATCACTGTAAACCCCACCCTAGCACGGTTTTCAACACCAATTGTTAAAACCCAATAAGTACTCATTGAGCAACAAAATTAGTGAGTcatatacaaataagtaaatgaaatacCTCCCAAAATGAACCCAGAAATGCTGGGGACTAAGGATCAAAAAGTAGTCACTGCCACTGCATGACAATACAAACAAGACCAGCTCTTTTGTACAattattatatgatttttttaaaacactttggaaacaaaatggaaatgaTTCAGTTGAGCCAAAAAGGCAAAAAGTACCCAGCGCCTTCCATGTGTTAGCTCTCCGCCTCCAGTCCTTCCCGTTCCTCTAGTAACAACAGCCCCCATCCTAGCAGATAACTGGAGAAGCTCGAGGGACTAGACCAGACCCAGTGAGGATGCAACCAAATATGAATGTGGAGAAAAACCATCCAATGCCAAACAACCAAAGCCCTGGACCCTTGGTCTCCTTGTTCCTCTGGCACTGGAAAGGTAAAGGGTGAGGAGACCAGCCCCATTAAGGAGGTAAGAACTCTGTAAGCATTAGTGCAGAGAGCCCTCCCAGAATAAAGATGGAGgacagaggccgggcggtggtggcgcatgcctttaatcccagcactcgggaggcagaggcagggagatatctgtgagttcgagaccagcctggtctacaagagctagctccaggacaggctccaaagccacagagaaaccctgtctcgaaaaacaaaacaaaacaaaacaaaaaaaaaaaaaagatggaagacagagacagcagaAACAACTGTCAGATAAAGGACAAGGCTACTGGAGAACATCAAGGGTTCGTTGTACATTTGGGTATCAATGGTAAAATCTTTTCGCAACCAATCCCAGGAGCCTGCtggatgaaaaggaggacatgactCTGCTCCCAGGTGTGGTCGGGAAGGTTTTCCTTGTAGGTGTGGGGGAaacacagccagaggcatctggaagagtccagactgGGCACGGCCAGCAGAGTAGACAGGAccatgagaagaaagagaaaggggaagagtgagagaagaatagaagagagaggagcaagagaggggactgggggaagagggagaaccAGGAGAAGCACACAAACAA containing:
- the Krt10 gene encoding keratin, type I cytoskeletal 10, with the protein product MSVRYSSSKQYSSSRSGGGGGGGGSSLRISSSKSSHGGGFSSGGFSGGSFSRGSSGGGCFGGSSGGYGGLGGGSFGGGYGGGSFGGGYGGGSFGGGSFGGGSYGGGSFGGGNFGGGGYGGGFGGGYGGDGGGLLSGNEKVTMQNLNDRLASYMDKVRALEESNYELEGKIKEWYEKHGNSSQREPRDYSKYYQTIEDLKNQILTLTTENANVLLQIDNARLAADDFRLKYENEVALRQSVEADINGLRRVLDELTLSKADLEMQIESVTEELAYLKKNHEEEMRDLQNVTTGDVNVEMNAAPGVDLTQMLDNMRSQYEQLAEKNRKDVEAWFNEKSKELTTEIDSNIEQMSSHKSEITELRRTVQGLEIELQSQLALKQSLEASLAETEGRYCMQLSQIQGQISALEEQLQQIRAETECQNAEYQQLLDIKTRLENEIQTYRSLLEGEGSSGGGSYGGGRGGGSHGGSYGGGSSGGGGSHGGSYGGGSSSGGGGSHGGSSGGGYGGGSSSGGGSHGGSSGGGYGGGSSSGGQSGSGGFKSSSSGSGGDQSSKGPRSAETSWDTNKTRVIKTIIEEVTPDGRVLSSMIESETKKHFY